tgttttcatattgtacttttcagctttatctagaagcaattgtaataggtactttgagtattcaagttaaagttaacttgaagttgtcgcaacatttagaggttggttgctacaacgggattagaggtaatccttaggtttacaaagagttttgtaaatgttgttttggctcagtgatgtagtgaagtgttggggaaaatcctactgggtagtaggtcatggtttcttcaccttttgagccgggtgttttccacgtaaaaatacttgtgttctttattttctgtatttattattctgcaacagtagtagttggaacacctagaagaaccaggttcttctagagcgaaaattgggtaccacacaaatcacccccccccccctgTGTGGTATTGACATATAAAACATCAATCTCGTATATACTAGTTGTTGAGACTATATGTGATTTTGATATTGGAATTGCTTCCGCTGCTTAGAATAATCCATCACTTATATAAACAAGCATAAGAAGGCCTAGAAATACTTAAAAAGTCAAGTTAGTTGCCATGTGTAGCAGTTAAGTGTTTATTTGTAGTGACCTGAATACCGTAGTGCAAGAAGGCCAGATGGAGCACTGATGGAGCACTACTAAACCCTTCAAAACATCAAGACTGCTTGTCCCTCGGCGCCTGCTCTCGGCCCCACTGACGAATACCCTCGATCCTCCGAGCTATCTCCATAACCTGCTCATAAGGATTTCCTATCTCAATCTCTCGGGCCATAATGACCTGAATACCATAGTGCAAGCCTGCAATAAACCTCCGTTTTCACTCTgcatcggtggggagtatcataagtacatggcgagacaactcagcgAACCTTGCCTTATAATTGGTCACAGACATCTGACTCTGCTGGAGTCGCTCGAGCTGACCCCGTAACTCTTCATTCTGAGAGGGTGGAATATATATCTCCATAAAGAGATGTGTGAAATGGTCCCAAGTCAATGGAGGAGAACCAGCTGGTCTGCTGAGAAGATAGAACTGCCACcacctacgggccctgccctccagctgAAAGGTAGTAAAGTCCACTACATGGAACTCCAATACTCTCatattgtgcagtctgtccctacaACGATAAATAAAGTCCTAGGGGTGTCCATGTCGCTCACGCCCAAAGGCACAAGGATGTAGCATGGTCCATCTATCTAATAGCTTCTACGGCTCGCCGGTGGCAGCTGGTCTGGGCTCTGTTATAGCCGCTGCAACTAGCTAAGCCCCGCCTACGAGAAATGTACCTGGGGTCTGATATACCGCTACAGCATGCCCTGGAGCCTAAGTGGTATGGGTTTGTGCTCCTCCTCCTACTTGAGATGTGGCTGGGTCCGCTGAAAATAAACCAGCATGCGTCATAGAGTCCATGAACCGTAGCATACGTCCCATGACCTCTTGGAATCCCGGTGCGGACATGAAATCTGCCGCGGTCAGCTCAGCTGCGGGTGCCTTGCCTTGATCCTCAATAACAGGATCCTCCAATAGATCCACTGATGGCATAAGAGGAGCAACTCTAGGACGCCCTCGTCCTCTGGTAGGAGCTGGAGCCctccctcggcctctagcaatagAGGGAGCAACCCCTATACGGCTGGTATATCAGTCGTGCAGGTTAACCTcatatgtgagagaataagagaaagataTGTAGCACAACATTAACTGCACGATAggagataaagaaaaagaagtttcctaacaccctatagcttCTTGAAGTTAAACATGGATGTCTCTGCACCGAGCCGCAAAACTCTGTTAGtcatgctcatgacttgtgaacctagagctctgataccaagttgtcaCGACCAAATATCCACTATAGGTTGTGATGGCTCCCAACGTCGCCGCTAGGCAAACCAATGGTAAACTAGCCATATAATTgttctttttaatattttttaagtaATTGATTTTATCTATTAAGAGAATGACTAATAGGAATTTATaaataacatgtacccagttagtatctagtctaacctcgaagtaGTGATGGGGGGTCGACATCGACGCTTACTAAGGGCCAACAAATAAAGTACAGAAGTTCTAAATAGGCATTGAATACATCAATAATAACGCAATAATCAACAATAAATAAGTGGTTCTTTAACAAGAGGTCAATTTGGATCTCCAACTATCACATACTAACTCCAACAATTAAGAGCCATCAAGTAAATTATAATTTCTCAAGTCATGGAAGAAATATCTAGAATAATCTGACTCTGAACAATATCACGCATGATATATGCCGAGGTTGTACGGCCCGATCCAGAATAATGTGTATATTGTCGAAGGTCGACcggtgcgaaccatagatgtatctaatATATTGCTGAGGCGTTCCACCCGATCCATGAGAAGAAAGAATACTCTACGAAGTCCGATTTAATGGCTAATACTCTACACAAGGAGGCATAATTTCTACTAACAGTCAAGTAATCCACCAAACCTCAAAATAATGAAGTCCATTCTTTACAAATCCTTTATCGAGTATTAACTAACAAGTAgagtataactaatacaagtattacaTGGTAGagtcctaaaactacccggacataagcatgaTTTTTAGATACATGCAGACTCTCGTCACATCGTGTGCGCGTAGCATCCACAACTATTAACAAAACAATTATTTATATCAGCTACGAGGAGAATTCCTTCTTACAAAGTTAGGAAAGAGACGTACCTTGTTTTCAAGTTCTCTTCCCAGTCTACAATTCACACTAAAGACTCAAATCGGTGTCACGCAATCACAAAACTAGCAAAATATTGTACAAATAATCAATATAtactcaaaagttcataatttaactattagagtaattacccaacccaaactGGAAGATTTCAAAATttcacccccggacccacgtgcctggattccgaaaattttcgtaAATAAaagttacccataacctcacaaaCACAAATATGCAATTTCTACTCAATTCCATAGTCATTTTCGGGGTGTAACCACATTTTTAtttaaacctaggtttttcaacaaaatcctaaaatttccataatttctatgttaaaatctacccataatgtatgtattaaactcacattggATAGAAAATACTTAACTCAAGGTgctagatgaaaatccctcttcaaatagctCTAAAAATTAGCAACAAGTTGAGAAAAATGAACCAAATAAGCTTAAGTCCCGATTTTTAAAACATCACCGTCCAGgcattccttcttcgcgatcacgaaaGAGGCCTCGCGATCACAAAGGCAAGCTACCCAGGCCCTAGAAAATGaacatcgcgaacgtgaaggcttgaCACGCCTGAGTTTCCTAAATACGGGGTCCCCTTTGCGAACGTAAAAAGTATGAAGCTCACCCCCCTTCTAGGTAATTTTTCCCTACACGAGCGTGGGCTTTTCCATGTGAATGCAAAGGCCACAGGTCCCAGACCTTCGCAGACGTGGACAAGGGgtcacgaacgcgaagagcaacCACAAGTCCCCCAAATTTCCTTCTCCACGAAGGTGACACAACCCTCATGATCGCAATCACGACCCAAATCTCACATGTGGTGATagcgcctatcacaatactaggcaagctgaCAATCACAATAAAACCAAACATTTTTAACTTTCGGAAATAAAATAAGATAAGTTCAAGAGAAAATCTTATATATACTGAATGAAAACACTGAAACCCAATACAGAATTTCCCAAAATCCACGTGTCACCAAGTACATGATCATCTATACAATAACACAGTCTGACAACTGAAACACTGTCTAGGAAGGTAAAACAACATAAACAAAACTAaagataaagaaggagagtcaGGGTCTGCGGATGCCaaggcagctacctcgataatctTCGAACTGATGAAACACCATAAATCAGCAACCACCATGCCCGAAAGTACCTTgatctgcacatgaggtgcagaatgtagtgtgagtacaaccaactcaataagtaacaagactaaccttTGGGCTGAAAGCAATGACAAGATCAACCAGTACAGTCCAAATACAAGATTTAATTGACGAGAAATAGGATAATAACGGCTCAAAGCAACTCACAATCTGTTAGTAAACAGTACATGAAATGTAGACATGCTTTTAGGTTAACAATTAACCTCAATACGGATAGAATATGCCAACTCTGAATGATATGAGGAATATGACATCTCTATATCTATATGTCAATATGCACATCGTGTGTGATGCAAATCAATGAAAGCCTCatatactcacactctcagagtactaaCCTATCTGTCTCAATTCTCACTCATTACACTTAGTCACTAAACATTGTACAGTGCCCCATGCGGCATGCAGCCCCatcccatcatgaatcaatagAACCTGTGCTCACTATTGGTATGTCGGACTTCGGAAGGGCGGATCCTGCCCAAGCACTAATAAAACATGTTGCAACGCGTAGCTCGGTCCTACCATAAATCAATAATACCTGTTGCGGTGCACAGCCTGATCCTATCATGAGTTAATAGTACCTACTGCAGCGTGCAGCCGATCCCATCAATATCACTCACAAACACGCCCTctacctcactcagtcattaacctcTCTAGTCTCTCTATCTCACAACACTCATTCCAAGCAGCCCAAATAAATGATACATGATGTGACAATGAAATACAACAGAGACTGAGGTATGATATGCAATGGTGATTGCGACTGAGTACAACACTGCAATTTAGCAAATAACTCAAAAGCAAAGAACGACCGTTGTGGGTCCCAATAGTAcgagcatatagcctaaacataatTTCTAACATAAATTACAGCTCAAGTGCTCTAACACATATAGTATAATAATAGTATTCAAATAAGATGACTACACAGTCCTACAAAATTGACTAAGTCGTAATTACTATAGtgtacgcccacacgcccatcacctagcatgtgtgtcaccttcaCACCGATCACATAACACGAAATTCAGtgattcataccctcagaaccaagtttagaagtacTTATCTCGAACCGTGCAAATCTCTTGCCTCGTGAATAGGCCTTCGAATGCCATGAATCTAGCCACCAACAACTTGATACAATCAacacaagctataggaatcaGTTCCATATGAAAAAGCTACGTTCTTAATGAAAAgttaaaaagtcaaccccgggctcacgtctcgaaatccaacaaaaaatACATAATCGTAATATTCATTACCCCACGAGTCCAACCATGCCAAAATTACCAAATTCCGACTCCCAATCgccatcaaatctcaaatttttacTCTCCAATACATGGgtcaaaatccccaattttctactTCAAAAACACCAAATCTATGGGTGAAATTCAAAGGGTATTCAATATTATTGATTAAAACTGATCAAAAGTGGCTTACCTCGAGAAATCTTGTGAAATCCCTCTAAAATATTGCCTTAATCCGAGCTtgcaaagtccaaaaatgattGAAATCTCGGAACCCTCGAATTTAAACACTACCAGGCCTTTTTGCACATGCGCTCTActcaaccgcatatgcggtcttgCTTTTACGAATTTCCCCTTGCGTCTGCGATCCACAGCCTCCAGGACACTTCCGCATCTACAATCGCTAATGCGCAGATGGGCATCCCCATCTGCGGATATTGTTCCGCATCTGCGCCCCCAGGTTCCATTCAAGACCTCGCACCTGCAACCCTTCTCTGCATCTGTGACCTCGAAGGTGCGGACAAAGCCTCTCACCTGCGACCACTTCCCAACTTCACCTAAACCGTACCTGCGACCATTTCTTCGCCTCTGCGGTCACGTACTACGACTAGAATTCTGCAGGTGCGATGGCACTAGACATCGGCAACCCAGAAATTGCTCCCAAGTCTAAATATCAATCTGACAACCATTTGAATCATTCttgaggctcccgggacctcaaccaaatattccAACAATTCCAAAAATGCGATATAAACTTAGTCgatgcctcaaatcacatcaaacaacataaaaacacGAATCTTACCACAATTCAAGGCTAATGAAAACTAGTGAATTCCAACTTTACAACCGATGTcgaaaacctatcaaatcaattttgattgacctcaaattttacacacaagtcataaatgacacaacggatctATTCCACCTTCAGGAACCAAAATCCAAGCCCGGTAActacaaagtcaactcccggtcaaacttctcaactctcgaaattctaattttccaactttcgctatttcaagccaaaAATCACCTACGGGCCTCTAAATCAATATACatacacactcctaagtccaaaatcaccattcaGAGTTATCGAAACTATCGAAATACGACATGTAAGCATGTGTCCACACTTTTCACCTTATGTACACGTCTTCCACATAATAAAAATGACACAATCAATCCAAATCATAAGGGGTAGTTCCTCCACACAAAGTTAGAaaaaatacttacctcaactaggtCAAATCAACCCTCAAAAATAGCTTTTCCCTTAAAATTCACCTCTAAACGGTTCAATTGTAACTAAAAATGACTTAAtttcatcaaacaatgcaaggtAAACAAATTACGATAGATAAAGCTACGATCTTTACTAAATTccccaaaagtcaacaaaagtaaaCACCAGGCTCGTCCGGTCAAAACCCTATTCCAAGGTAGATTCCaactacccataaccccacgattCTACATATGTGTTTGTTTTCAACTCCGAGTCCAAATCGACTTTAAAAACAAATTTTTATTATTCAAAACTTTAacaaaaaatcccaaaataacatcaaccaaatatttaacaagtccaaaaacacgatatgaacttagtcgatgactcaaataacatcaaacaacataaaaatCATAAATCGCATCCCAATTCAAGCGTAATGAAAACTAGTGAATTCCAATTTCTACAACCACCGTcgaaaacctatcaaatcaattccgattaacctcaaattttgcacacaagtcataaatgacacaacggatctattccaacttccgaaactAAAATCCGAGCCCGGTAACCACAAAggcaactctcggtcaaacttctcaactctccaaattctaattttccaactttcgccatttcaagccaaaatcaCCTACGGACGTCCAAATCAATATtcgaacacactcctaagtcaaaaataaCTATTTGGAGCTATCAAAACTATCAAAATACCACATGTAAGCCTGTGTCCACACTTTTTACCTCGTGTACATGTCTTCCACATAATACAAATGACACAATCAATCCAAATcttaaggggtagttcccccacacaaagtaaGGAAAAATACTTATCTCAACTAGGTCTAATCAACCCTCAAAAATAGCTTTTCCATTAAAACTCACCTTCAAACGGCTTAATTGTAAGTAAAAATGACTTAAtttcatcaaacaatgcaagggaAACCAATTACGATAGATAAAGCTATGATCTTTACTAAATTCCCCAAAAGTCAACAAAATTAAACACCGGGCTCGTCCGATCAAAACCTTGGTCCAAGGTAGATTCCaactacccataaccccacgattCCACATATGTGTTTGTTTTCAACTCCGAGTCCAAATTGACTCTAAAAACAAATTTTTATTATTCAAAACTTTAataaaaaatcccaaaaatcctCTTTGGTTCTAacaaatttgatgttaaatctaatatatgatcatgaaatataattagaaattaattaaaactacttACCCAATGATTGTAAATGAAAATTCCCTCTCCAAATCGCCTCCTACCTAGCCTAGTGTTCTAAAATGAGAGAGAATGAGATGAAATCTTGACTTCCCAACCTTTTGTTCAGTTGCATATGTCGCAGTTGTGACACAACGAACCCTCACAATTGTGAAGAATGCCACGCAAATGCGGCACTGACAGCTTATGTGGGAAGTCACAAATGCAACATGGGCTacacaattgcgaagcctgctCCCCTGCAAATGTGACTAACATGGCGCGAATGGGAAACTACCTAGTCCAGGTActacatcgcaattgcgatccaaGTATCGCAAATTCAACACCTGAGACCCCTGCTAAGATTGCAATTGTGATGCTGGTGTTTGCAATTGCAACATCCTAGACACTAGCACACCAGTAACCTGATTCAATTGAAAACTATTTCGAAACACGTCCAAAACatacccgagccctcagggctccaaaccaagcatCCTTACAAGTCTAAAAGCATCAAATGAACTCGCTTGCGtgatcaaaacacaaaaataagatctagaactacgaatcggacATCAAAACGTATGAAAACTCAAGAACCTCTAGAATTACAACAAAGAATCCGAATCATGTTAACCAACTCCAAATTAcaccaaattttgtagacaagttcCAACTAGCAAAATGGACCAATTCTAAGTCCCAAAACAAAATTCTGAACCTGATAACCAAAAAGTCAATCTATGGTTAAACTTAAGAGAACTTCTAAACCTCACATTGCCAACTTTGGACAAAATAAGTCAAATTAACCCaaggacctccgaattcgattttgggcatacgcTTAAGTCCAAAATTACGATATGAACCTATTGGGGCTATGAAAACAACGTTCCGGGGTCATTCTCACAAAAGTAAAACTTGGTCAACATTTTCAACTTAGGCTTCTATACCAAGAACCAAAGGGTCCAAATAATCCCAAAACCTTCCCGGAACAAAACTAACCATTCGTACGTCATTAAACCATAAATGCACATGTGTGAAGCGTCAAAAGGTAAACGGGGCTCAAATACACAAAACGGCCATTCGGATCATTACAGACTCGATAAATGGAAGTGCTCCTAATtgtcatgtagcctctcgaagataagtataaacgtctccataccgatccgcaagactttactagagttgctcatgattcgtgagacctaagtgaacctaatATTCTGATACCAAACTGTCACAACCTAATTCTCactataggccgtgatggcgcccaacgtcgTTGTTAGGCAAGTCAATGGCAAACTATCAActtaattattcattttattaATTTTGATATCATGAGATTTATTAAATAAGGAAAATTAATGCGGAGAAACAACGGCAATATAAAACATTAATTAAACATGAAAAGGAAAATGGTGACAATATTAAGCAAAATCATAACATCTACTAGAAACTCCAAAAATTCTGGTGTCATAAGTTCATGAGCTTATACTTGGAGGTACAATATTACTAATATAATATCTGTCTGAAATGTAAAAATAGATAGGACAATATAAAAAAATATGATAGAGACTCTATGTGCTACATATCATAACATGGCTTGCAGCTCACCGTAAAGTCCCCTCAACAGCTGCGCTCATGTGCCCAAATGACTACCAATAATACCTTCACAatcagtgcagaagtgtagcatgagtacataaataaatGTGTACCCAGTAAATTCTAGCAAAACCCCGGAGAAATAATGACGAGGGTTCGACATCGACATTTACTAATGGTCCAATATCattaaaaaaaatcgaaataAAAATGAAGCACAACAGTAATAATGAGGTAAGAACTGTAATTAAAATATTCCTCCAACATAATGACAATGTGAATTCCTCAAATATTACATATTATCTTAGCAGATACGAAATATCAAGTGTTATCTCAAACTGATAAGGAATATCATATAACCGGCTCCAATGCCTCTCTATCACCTAAAACCGATGTCAAACGATCCGAAACTAATCAAGCAACGTGTaaatcaatcaaaatatactccaataTTCCTAATTTAATAATTTATAACAATTCTCAACTCTGcttgaaaagtcaacaaagtcaacctgCAGGctcacatgcccggattccaaaaagtTTCAAAGATAAATATTACTCATAgtaccacgaactcaaatatataatttattctcaatttcaTGTCAAAAATCATGGTCAAACTCGAAAATATCATTTTTAGGCCTTCTACAAAACTTCCACATTTTATACCAAATTCCATTTTAAAATCCATATAtgttcatgaaatataatcaaaagtGGTTTGGAAACACTTACCCCCAAGAGGTGGACGAAATAACTCTCCAAAATTGGCTCCAAGAGAgaaaaatgagatgaaatgagcaaatctcaattttttaaaacttatatTCTTCCCAGGCCACTCCTCTTTGCGATCGCGGAAAATCCCTCGCAATCGCGAAGGCCAAACAAACCTCGCCCAGAAATCTcaatacgcgaacgcgaagcccatCCTGCCAAACCTTCACAAACACGAGCCACACTCTGTGAATGCGTAGACCAAACCTACCAGTCCACAACAATTCCTTACGCTATCGCGAACAGCTCCACGGGACCGCAAAGAGTTACCCACCAATCCAGGACACCATGCTAATGCTTCGCATTTGCAACCCTTGATACACGAACGCGATGAACCATCAAANNNNNNNNNNNNNNNNNNNNNNNNNNNNNNNNNNNNNNNNNNNNNNNNNNNNNNNNNNNNNNNNNNNNNNNNNNNNNNNNNNNNNNNNNNNNNNNNNNNNNNNNNNNNNNNNNNNNNNNNNNNNNNNNNNNNNNNNNNNNNNNNNNNNNNNNNNNNNNNNNNNNNNNNNNNNNNNNNNNNNNNNNNNNNNNNNNNNNNNNAATTGAGTTGATATTTTGCCCTCTGATCAGGAGAAAAGAGTCCAAAGTGTTTCTCTGTGATATCTCCTCCCTTATTATTTTCATCAAACATGGCAAACAAATAAGTTTCTATAGTCTTTCCAGGTTTCTTTGGAGTTCCTGCCCCGCTTTTCACATGATTAATCAAATTTCTGTAATAAGTTTGAGCATTTTCAATAGTTGCTGCAGAGTTTCCTTCAGAAGGCCAGCCACTTTCAGATACAATAATCTCCACATTTTGTCCTCCAGCTTTCTCTACAGCAAAATACATAGAATCCAAAAGggcatcaaaaagattttgataCCCTGCTGAATTTGTTCCTTGTTGTGTGAACAATGCATAAGAAAGTGGGACATCAGCAGTGTTGAAAATGTGACCAAAATAAGGATAGACATTGGCTAAGAGTGGAAGGTTATGTCGTACTAGAAATTGGATTATGGGATTAATGAAACTATTGAATTCTCCTCGAAAAATACTGTCTTTGGGCGGGTAGGTATTCGCTAAGATCCCTGAATATGTTGCAGTTGAGACCTTGATTTGATCTTTCAATCCTGCTGCTGCTAATGCATTGTACACGTTTTGCATGGCAGGAGCAACAAATGGTGCATATTGACCATTATTTGTGGGAGATACTTCATTTCCAACAGATATATATTTAAAT
This genomic stretch from Nicotiana sylvestris chromosome 9, ASM39365v2, whole genome shotgun sequence harbors:
- the LOC104229886 gene encoding glucan endo-1,3-beta-glucosidase, acidic-like yields the protein MALCIKNGFLAAALVLVGLLRCSIQMIGAQSIGVCYGKIANNLPSDQDVIKLYNANGIRRMRIYYPDTNVFNALKGSNIEIILDVPNQDLESLTDPSRANGWVQDNIINHFPDVKFKYISVGNEVSPTNNGQYAPFVAPAMQNVYNALAAAGLKDQIKVSTATYSGILANTYPPKDSIFRGEFNSFINPIIQFLVRHNLPLLANVYPYFGHIFNTADVPLSYALFTQQGTNSAGYQNLFDALLDSMYFAVEKAGGQNVEIIVSESGWPSEGNSAATIENAQTYYRNLINHVKSGAGTPKKPGKTIETYLFAMFDENNKGGDITEKHFGLFSPDQRAKYQLN